From Terriglobales bacterium:
TGAAGCTCGAGCTGGCCCACTTCGTGGACTGCGTCACCAACCGCAAGACTCCCATCAACGACGGCCTGGCGGGCCTGCGGGTGGTGAACATGCTGGAAGCCGCCCAGACCTCGATCAGCAACCGGGGCAAACTGGTCTATGTGCACGACACCCCGAAGGCGGCTACCGCCATCGTGCGGTAGGCTAGTCTGAACATTCGAGGGTTCCCGGATATGAATGAATATGTTTGCATCGCTCCCGACGTGAAGCTCGGGAAAGGCGTCAAGCTGGCAAAATTCATCAATCTGTATGGCTGCGAAGTGGGCGACGACACCAAGATCGGCGCCTTCGTCGAAGTGCAGAAGAACGCCAAGATCGGCAACCGCTGCAAGATCTCCAGCCATACCTTCATCTGCGAGGGGGTCACTATCGAGGACGAAGTATTCATCGGCCATGGCGTGACCTTCATCAACGATTCTTACCCGCGGGCCACCACGGAGTCGGGTGGCCTGCAGACCGAGGCGGACTGGAAGGTAGAACGCACGCTGATCAAGCGGCGCGCTTCCATCGGCTCGGGCTCGACCATTCTTTCCAACATCACGGTCGGAGAAGGCGCCATCGTGGGCGCCGGCAGCGTGGTCACTAAGGACGTCCCCGCTGACACCG
This genomic window contains:
- a CDS encoding acyltransferase — translated: MNEYVCIAPDVKLGKGVKLAKFINLYGCEVGDDTKIGAFVEVQKNAKIGNRCKISSHTFICEGVTIEDEVFIGHGVTFINDSYPRATTESGGLQTEADWKVERTLIKRRASIGSGSTILSNITVGEGAIVGAGSVVTKDVPADTVVAGNPARILRSLKEAASSK